ATTGTCTCAATGCAAGAAAAGATGCTAAATCTACTCGAAATTCCGTACCGTGTTTCTGATATTGCTGCAGAGGAATTGGGGACAAGCGCTTCTAGAAAGTATGATCTAGAGGCATGGATACCCAGTCAAAATACATGGCGAGAGGTAACCAGTGCGAGTGACTGTACAACCTTTCAGGCGCGCAGACTGAATGTGAGATATCGAGACGAGTCAGGAAGGACAGGGTATGTTGCAACTCTTAATGGGACTCTTGCAACTACAAGATTCCTAGTTGCCATTCTGGAAAATCATCAGACTTCCAATGGGAGTATCAGGGTGCCAGAAGCCCTTAGACCTCTCCTGGGTCAGGATGTAATAGAGAGATAGTATCGGAAATTCTTGGAATAGTATGAATAAGCTTCTTATAGCTCTTGATATTGATGGAACTGTTCTGAACCACGACGGACACACTCCGAGTGAGGGTATCGTGGCTCAGTTGGCTCGGCTCGTAAGAGAACATTATCTCGTTTTTGCGAGTGGGCGATCTACCGGAGACACACTGCCTGTCTTGGAAAGCCTTGGCCTTACCCAGGGTGCAATGCCGCAATTTATCATCTGTTGCAATGGTGCCGTTACCCTCAAGATGGAGAATAACGAGTATGTGAGACACAGGGTTATAAGTTTCGATGCCTCGCGCACTTTAGAGTACATAATAAACACCCTTCCCGGAGTTGAACTAGCAGTTGAGAGATGTGATGGCGTATACATGCACACATCAAATTTTCCGCTCGACTATCTGCATGACAAGAGAATTCTTTCCAGCGTTAGCGAAATTGTGCATACACCCCCAGCAAGGGTTGTCGTGTACGAAGCCAGTATAGACGCCTCAGAAATTGCCAAACGCTTTGAAAGCAGGTGTATAAATTTCAACAATGCATGGGGATATTGGGACATAATGCCACCCGGGGTTAACAAATCAACCGGGCTATCTTTTGTTCAGCAAAGCCTGTGTGTTAGCGGTGACATGGTCGTGTCAGCGGGCGATGGCTTTAACGATATTGAAATGCTTGAATGGACAAAAAGTATTGGTGGGCGGAGTTTTGCAATGGGTCAGGCCCCTGCAAGGGTTAAACAGGCAGCACTTAAAGTAATTGGAACTGTGTA
The sequence above is a segment of the Tropheryma whipplei str. Twist genome. Coding sequences within it:
- a CDS encoding HAD family hydrolase produces the protein MNKLLIALDIDGTVLNHDGHTPSEGIVAQLARLVREHYLVFASGRSTGDTLPVLESLGLTQGAMPQFIICCNGAVTLKMENNEYVRHRVISFDASRTLEYIINTLPGVELAVERCDGVYMHTSNFPLDYLHDKRILSSVSEIVHTPPARVVVYEASIDASEIAKRFESRCINFNNAWGYWDIMPPGVNKSTGLSFVQQSLCVSGDMVVSAGDGFNDIEMLEWTKSIGGRSFAMGQAPARVKQAALKVIGTVYDGGLAKELAKL